Part of the Scylla paramamosain isolate STU-SP2022 unplaced genomic scaffold, ASM3559412v1 Contig7, whole genome shotgun sequence genome, GTATATTAagctgttttaagtattttaagctaccagaagagaggaagcttaaATTTAATACCAGGATCAGgaaaaagcttatttcttgcgatagagagagagaaaagcttaatattaccccctccacccctcccagTGAGCCAGGCGACCCTCCAGAACAGCGCCATCCTGCCCACTTGTGGTGTGGCAGCCCTGATcgtacccctccctccctcctcctcctcctcctccagcaaagAAGAGACCTTTGATCAGCTGGTGGACaggttagtgttgttgttgttgttgttgttgtggtggtggtggtggtggtgatggggggtggtggtggtggtggtggtggtggtagttgttcgtctctctctctctctctctctctctctctctctctctctctctctctctctctctctctgtcttttctgCCAGCCTTTGCCTTTATCATTGCTAGTTTTTCACAGTTGTactaatcttttattttgttgtttattttttattaattcttttttttattctattatgtttattgatttcttgttttctttatttctttatctatttccttgtttcattttcttgtttattatattgatttatttatatcattttctttctttattgattttccatattattattattattattattattattattattattattattattattattattattattattttattattattatttttttacttatttattttctgttgttaCTGTTCTAACTAGTCTTGTTTTtggttattgttcttgttcttgttcttgttcttgttattgttattgttgttcttattgttctactcctattgttcttctgttaacttctgttttttttttttatcgtatgtATAGTCTGACGCCTGCCTTGTGCGCAATGAAtttatcaaacaacaacaatctctctctctctctctctctctctctctctctctctctctctctctctctctctctctctctctgctgttattattattattattattattattattattattattattattattattattattattattattattattttactattacaacaacaacaactactacaactactactactactactactactactactactactactactactactatcactactactacaactaccactacaaaacacacacgcacacaaacaccagacccaccaccaccaccaccaccaccattaccactatcactactaccaccacagggTCCGCGCCTTTAGCCGAGTACACGCGGGGGGCGTTGTAATACTGGTGGGTGctgtgtttggcatggaggagGTGAACGGGGTGTTGGGGAAGTTATCAAGGAGGTTACTACCACGCCCTCCCCTGCTACTGCCTGCCCACGGGGAAGCCCAGGCTGCCGCGCACATACAACTACTGGCaaaggttagtggtggtggtggtagtgatggtggtggtggtggtggtggtggtggtgatgatacaagatgatgatgatgatgatgagaagcaagagaaggaggaggaagagaaggatgaggataaggaagaggaagacgagtgggggaggagtaggaagaggaagaggaggaggtttgctttagtaggaagaggaggaggaggaggaggaagaagaagaggaagattaggaggaagagtagtagtagtagtagtagtagtagaataataCCAAAtattaacactctctctctctctctctctctctctctctctctctctctctctctctctctctctctctctctctctctctctctctctcaggcggtgGTGGGGGGGCGGGAGGGCGTAGTCTGGAGGAGGCTGGCAGGGGTTATGGAGGGGGTCCTGGCATCCCCCGTCTCCCCCACTCCCTCGCTACCCCCATTGGCCTCTCACCGGcacgtaagtagtagtagtagtagtagtagtagtagtagtagtagtagttgttgttgttgttgttgttgttgttgttgttgttgttgttgttgtttttattattattattattattattattattattattattattattattattattattattatcgttattattattgctattattatcattcttataattttctcgttatttctactactactactactactactactattactagtacggccctcctcctcctccctcctattcgtcctcctcctcctctccctatcacccaccaccactacctaccactaccaccaccactacaaccgcTATTATCCCAACAGAAGTAGCGGCGGGGCTGGAAGTGGGCGGGAGTTTAGCAGGTTTCGCTAAGATTGGGCTGGAAgttaacggaggaggaggaggcgcggcACGTGACAATGCAATACAGGGCTTACAGAGGGCAGGCGTGACTGGGCCCTGCCTCGCCGCCCTTTTCAACACCTTAGAGAGAGATATACTcaccttgtagagagagagagagagagagagagagagagagagagagagagggagagagagagagagagagagagaggatatattttaattttctttcgttatatattcaatttatttatttatttattattttaacggttattttcttttctctatttttcgttcgtttttttttattatggaaTGTTGAATTTTACctatatttgtttacatttttttttatcaatttctttcgattttatattcagttaatttatttatctttatttttttaagaccatttatttattttctttatttttttcgttcattttcatAATGGgaatatttacttttatatatatttttcaattacttttcatttcttcgATTTAAATGTGTCCAAGTACTTGCAaggatcatttatttatttatttacttttattttccgtccgtttatttatttatttatttatttatttatttatcttttttttataatggaaacttatttcatctttattcccgttttctgttacttgttcatgCCAGGGGTGACAATAAATATTAAGATTATTACTGCTTTTAAtcccaccgagagagagagagagagagagagagagagagagagagagagagagagagagagagagagagagagagagagagagagagagagagagaaaattccattaattatttcaacactttccattatgagaattttgaatgtatttaatgtatttgagtgtgtgtgtgtggggggggtgtttgggtgcgtttgtgtgtgtgtgtggggtcttttgagtgtatttgagtgtgcgTGGGGGTGCTAtaggtgcgtttgggtgtgtgcagggtcttttgagtgtatttgagagtgAGGGGGGATGTTTTGAGTATGTGCTGGGTCTTTTGAGGGCATTTGAgtgtgtggtttttttttttttatgcgtttgggtgtgtgcagggtctctctctctctctctctctctctctctctctctctctctctctctctctctctctctctctctctctcagtaattacATAGGTTTTCAAGCGTGTCTTTActgttctggtgacagattaataacatttctacattactaacaagagaaacacgcaTTTTAAAAGGCCCTAGTCGAAGTGACAggtttttgattatgtttttacggttctactgacagattacgaacatttctatattattaataaGAGAAACGCTATTGAAAACCCttttaatcatctttgtggctttgGGAAACAAtcgttaggagagagagagagagagagagagagagagagagagagagtagaagcatTTTAGTCAAGCCTATCCTGCACGGGTTTGcatgtttgctgcggtgacacggtgcagcagtgagtgaaattTGGAATCATAATCACTTAGGAGGTGTTCAGTGGGGAATCggcagtgaggaagtgaggatatttatataatttgaattattattttataatatgttaacttttgtgtgtgtgttggtggagcAGAGACAGGTGGcgcttggcaaggtgagtgtttTGGCCGgcgctggtcagtcttgccccacgcACTCTGGTGGTGAtaagtgtttccgtattcccggcagcttctccctgtaccaagcaccgccacgcagcaccagagagccatgagtacgtaaggtgagcccTGCGGTGCCAGCCTACCCttagtcagccttactgccttcccagcatcaccttcctcctacctgtagtgtcttgtagcagtttattaaggtttttgttcgttatttaggtattttttggggttatttatttatctttaagttttatttacgtctgagtctggaaatttaggcgaatattgaagagtcgtcaatatgtaaacaagctgtcAGCTGAGGAACAGGCACAGGCACAgggcgtcagtgttttcagtcattatttgcttcgtctctcacttattgtaagcctaacatgtcACAAGCTAGAGTCACTTGTCTAGCTTCCATATCctctggtcagatatatccgccattgcctggttttggtgtcaCGAAGTAATaattaaggcaacatggccgctgGGTCCTCCACTGAGGTTATTAttcaaactactactattactattactgtcaccaccaccaccaccaccactatcacctgccattgctgctgctgctgctgctactgctactactactattgattcaCTTAAATACTACAAATTTCACACTTAacaatacgagtatatactgAATATTTGTAAGTATATTTAAGTAGTATTAGTGTAGttttaaagtgagagagagagagagagagagagagagagagagagagagagagagagagagtcagtcagtcattcattcagtcagtcagccagccagccagccagatagCCAtttagccagccagtcagtcattcagccagccagccagacagtcagttaatcagtcagtcagctccccaaccagccagtcagtcagtcagtcggtcagtcagtcagccagccatccagccagccagccagccagccagctagccagccaatcagtcatttagtcagccagtcagtcagtcagccagccagtaagccagtcagtcagtcagtcattcattcagccagccagccagccagccatccagtcagtcagtcagtcattcagccagccagccagccagccagccatccagtcagtcagtcagtcagtcagtcagtcagtcagtcagccagccagccagttagccagccagccatccagccagtcagtcattcagtcagtcattcagccagccaaccagacagtcagttagtcagtcagtctgccagccaaccagccagtcagtaagtcagttagtcagtcagttagtcagtcagccagtaagccagtcagtcagtctgccagccaaccagccagtcagtcagtcagccagtaagccagtcagtcagtcagtcagccagctagtcagtcagtcagtcactctgccagtcagtcagtcagtcagccagccagccagccaatcagacagtcagccagcctgtcattcagtcagtcagccaatcagccagtcagtcagccaatcagtcagtcagttaaccagtcagtcagtcagtcagtccactcagccaatcagtcagtcagtcagccagtcagtcggccaattaatcagtcagtcagccagtcagtcagtcagtcacccatccagccagtcagtcagtcagtcagtcagtcagtcattccgccagtcagtcagccagtcagtcagtcagtcagtcagtcagtcagtcattccgccattcagtcagccagtcagtcagccagtcagttagtcagtcagtcaccgatccagccagtcagtcagtcagtcacccatccagccagtcagtcagtcagtcagtcagtcagtcattccgccagtcagtcagtcagtcagtcagtcattccgccattcagtcagccagtcagtcagccagtcagttagtcagtcagtcactgatccagccagtcagtcagtcagtcagtcagccagtcagtcagtcagtcattccgccattcagtcagccagtcagttagtcagtcagtcaccgatccagccagtcagtcagtcagtcagtcagtcagccaatcagtcagtcagtcagtcattccgccattcagtcagccagtcagtcagccagtcagttagtcagtcagtcacattgACAAGCATTTCTTCACACAAGTTGGCCGGTtgcctcactctttttctcgccctaaaccttctaaaccttggttcaacacagcttgttctcgtgctatacatgatagaaaggtggcccacaaaaggtacttaagccttccatcaccagaatctcatgcactttatatttctgcccagaaccatgccaagtttgttctccaactagccaaaaactccttcattaacagaaaatgtcaaaacttttcaagatctaactcccctcgtgacttctggcatctagccaaaaatatctccaataactttgcttcttctttccctcttctatttcaaccagatggcaccactgctatcacatccatttctaaagctgaactcttcgctcaaacctttgctaaaaaccctaccttggacgattctgggcttgttcctccctctcctccaccctctgactacttcatgccacctattaaaattcttcgcaatgatgttttttatgccctcactggcctaaaccctcagaaggcttatggacctgatggggtccctcctattgttctccgaaactgtgcctccgtgcttgcaccttgcctagtcaaactctttcagctctgtctgtcaacatctacctttccttcttgctggaagttttttatattttttatatatttattttattttattttatttatctatttacctacttatttatttatttatttatttatttattcattttatttcattttatttttatttatttatttatttatttatttatttatctatttttatttatttttttttttgctgttggccagtccccctcctacataaaaaaaaaaacacttcataccttttgttttattttagattactttttaattccttatttaaactgatttacataaaaatatgaagaataaacaaaaaacaataaacctcccaaaataataaaaaaaaaagtttttttttttaaatgtgtgtttttccaGCCCTGAGTGAttgtggtgaatggtggtgtgtttgtgatgagtgatggtgtgtttgtggtgagtgatggggtgtttgtggtgaatggtggtgtgtttgtggtgaatggtggtgtgtttgtggtgaatggtggtgtgtttgtggtgagtgatggggaTTTTGTGATGACAgactagtggtggtgttagcacAGGATGAATATTGACACTAACCTCTCAactttcattattgttgttatagtaaTACACTCACCACCCgttgctgtggtgtggtggtggtgacggattgTGTGATGGCGTCCCCTTGCTTCTCTGGACTTGTGTGAGGTGCACCGCCCTCTACcacctcccttttattttcactattgtTACATGATGTGAGGTGCCTGGTAcacccctcccccattcctcttttttttttcctccacctctctcctccctctccttctcttagtCTCCATTATGCAAGGAGTAAcagtatcttctcttcctcttcctctcttcctccctctttcttctgtttccacTAACTCCCTCAATTTACAGTTGTTTTCTAAGGTTTAAAtatgggtgaggggtgaggggtgaggggtggtgtgtgtggctgtgaaaTGATGCAGCAGCAGAAAGTCATGACAACCCAGCTGAtcacctctgtagccttggaaaacagtggtgagagagtgaagggttTCCAAACACGGGTCAAAGATGAACGGCGAATCCTTACCTTGCTTGTCATAGATACAGaaaatttccttcacctcctccagcaACTCCTCATCGCCTTCAATAAGGAACTTGGCGGCCAAAGAACTCCTCAAACTAGAGTGCACCAGAGCctgcacaaggaggaggaggaggagtgaatgaaaatgaaatgaatgaatgaatgaaagtatgTATAcatgtctatctctctatctccttatcTCACCCTGCCACCTGTCATTCTCAGGATGGTAGAGATGGTGTACACATTGATGGTGCCCTTCTCTGTGTCCAAGGCATGCACAGACCTGTGTGGGCATGGGAGAGCTggggaaggctgtgtgtgtgtgtgtgtgtgtgtgtgtgtgtgtgtgtgtgtgtgtgtgtgtgtttccatgtaacagtaatgtttttttgtcatcttaCTGTCATCCTAAATTCCTAATATTACTTTTTAAAGGTCTCAGCTTTCTTGTAACCTTCAAAACAATGTATTtcttctatttgtgtgtgtgtgtgtgtgtgtgtttatatatatatatatatatatatatatatatatatatatatatatatatatatatatatatatatatatatatatatatatatatatatatatatatatatatatatatatatatatatatatatatgagacacTTCAAAAATAGTTCATATTCCATCAACAATTTCTCAACTCTGCCTTGACCAATTGTTTAAAACGTAATAGCATCACACTTATCAATCCTTCCTCTTCAATCTCCCGCAAACTGGAACTCTCTAGTTGATGTGGTGTGTCTGTGGTGAAGTGAAGTaactttcagtgttttctcaGCCTCAGCCTGTGTTCATTCAGATGGTTGCATGCCATGTGGTGGCCTGGCTGGGGCCCCAGCTTgcaggggggggaggggtgccCATGCCTACTTCATCTGCTTCCCTCACCAGTATCTCTCAGTCACTCACTTGCGTGAATGTCTAAATCTATAATTTTgtaaaaacactaaagaaaatagtatTGTTGTCCATCACTGTCTtataacacacaagaaaaaatgtaattgtGACAGGTGGGAAGATGTATATGAGTGAAACACAGTctattactgttttattttctctggtaaaacCACTTTCTACACTTGGAGAAGTAACTTGTAACTCTCTGCCAGTAGTATTTTCACTAAGAGGTTATTTTGGAGCAAATTTTCCCTGATGTGGATGTCTGAGGAATCAGAGGAAGAGGGGTGATTATTTTCCCCTGTAGCCATCACAGTGGTTCACAGCACACTGAGGCTCAGAGGGAGACACTGTGGTGAGGAAAGGATGTTCACAGGCTCAAAAAGTTGTGCAAAAATTTGAAATTAAGCCCACAAAATGTAGGGCAATCATAGATGCCACCTGTCCTTTAGGGGTTAATTTGtagttttaatttccttttttttttttttttcttgtaattttgggcttcattttatttttgttacttttttccttttattttaacatTACCAGTATTTCTATGGCATCTTATGACCTTACTTCTAGGGCCAAGCAGGAAATTTTTcatgactcctctctctctctctctctctctctctctctctctctctctctctctctctctctctctctctctctctctctctctctctctctctctctctctctctctctctctctctgatcttgtATGTGTTTTTGACAGTGTTTTAAGTGATTGTGAGGATACaatggtgttttgagtgtgtttggatgtgtttcagtgtgtatttgtgtgttttattaatgGGTAactgtttgggggtgttttgaaTAGGGCAGAGTGTgttcagtgtgttttggggtgtgtgGATGTGCTTGAGGTCATTCTGtgagtgtgtttaggtgtgtttaggtgtgttttgggatatttattggtgttttagtgtttgcaagggtctttgttttattttgagttttggggttcattttggtatttttaggTTGTTAAACATATAGGAAAGTTTAATGGAATTTATAAAgatgtatttttaagtgtttagtttgttttcttgtgtttttgaaTTGCTTAGGTTTTAAGTTAGCAAGGCAGTGTTTCAAGGTGTTTTAAGAGAGTTTTGCTGTGGTTTAGGAACATAGAAGAGTCAAAAGGGTCCCTTATCTTACACTCTTCTATCCTGCTTAATTTCAACTAGCAAACCCtttaaaacatcctttaaaagcCACCAGACCCTTTGTTAAGCCTCTTAAATCCTTAAAAAGAGCCTTAAATCCATTATTTAGCCTCATAAACATTGAGTAACACCCTTTAACCTCATCGTCTCCAGCACAGGTTAAAAACACACCTCCCTACCTGATCTTTccccaaataaaacaaaattctaaatGGAAGCAAGTTTTAGGAAATTATTCTGTCAATCAAAAAatatctgcaaaaaaaaaaaaaagtgtaatctatgatattttatatttttcttccaattgGTTGCAACACAGTATGACAACAGACTTCACCTCCTTGCCAGCTGTGCAATAAATTCCCTCTATatctattaattaattaatttatttgttgtgtgtgtgtgtgtgtgtgtgtgtgtgtgtgtgtgtgtgtgtgtgtgtgtgtgtgtgtgtattttggtaTAAATCATTAGTGCagctattattctctctcttgcagtatTTTATGTAAAGAAGTAGGTGAGAGATacaagggtgtgtgtgtctcagtcaGGCagtgttatctgtgtgtgtgtgtgtgtgtgtgtgtgtgttctgcttcCTCTCTCGCATCACCTCATAAGACTATAAAGACATAATGTGGATGGTAAGCAAGCCCAGGAGCTCACAGTTCAGCCTGGTGTTGATGTGGTATGTGGAATTAAAAACTATACCAAAAATTACATTAATTTCAACTGATATGCAAGGTGGTTGTGTGGAAGATTTCTGAGAAAGGAGGCAAAATATTTGGTggtaaggctctctctctctctctctctctctctctctctctctctctctctctctctctctctctctctcactctctctctctctctctctctctctctctctctctctctctctctctctctctctctctctctctctctctctctccaccataaATGTAGATTAGTCACATGAAAACCATCACTTACAAATATACATCAGTAAGTAAATGTGGCAATTGTtctcaaagaaagaaagaagaaagtcaaaaaGCACCACTTGAGGCTATATCTTGTCTGTGCCTCTTAATTGTGGATCCAAGTAATGCTGTTAAAATTATAAATTGATTAACTAATACTACATAGTTTGGGAGTTCCAGTTAGGTACAGTGGTCACTAATACAGATATACTCAAATGTAGAATCCtctatatgttttattttactcaAATTTAGTTTGTTCTGACAAACTAAATTTGTTatgactttctcctcttttgagGAGAAGTCATAACAGAAAGTATGATGGATGTAACAAGGGTGATACAAACAAAATCCTGAAGGCTAAATAGAATAGGACTTTGTCATTGCCTCAAGCTTCATAAAATTCagttaaaaagaaatacagtaaaatccctcttatccggtaTCAATgggactgccgacatgccggatacttgaatagaagtgaaattatgtccacaatcaccaccctacactcacgcatcttattataacaaagatcagctgatcgccgtgccgtGCGTtgccacccgcgctgccacctcacactcaccaacacacaatactactgtactaacattctctttaatactttcctcttataaataagttgatgggttacaaaaataaagtacatatacacttatttgctttactcaatattagccaacatgtatagcatacaatgaagatatgaaaatgtacgagtgtttgtgacactttttcgctccccacacctctcCTTCAACACCCTCcgggtcatcaacatcatcagattctgtacttgtttgccccacttcttttcccttacaagctactttaaaatagtttctaatgtctccttgtttgcagctccttcttctttgcagcAAAAACTCATTCTCAATGCAGTGAAGGGTCATAACATCTCGGGTTGACATGTATGTGCACTGCTCAGCAAACCTGACAAAGCCAGCTATGTGTTTTGCAGCCTGTTCTCAAGTTACTTTAGgctcataatcatcatcatcatcatcactatcatcactaattttctctaaatgATCTTCTACTACAGCGTTGATAACTTCCTCGTCTGTGAGAGTGAATGTTACGGCCTGATTTTCGTCCACGTCCACCCATTCCTGTAAcgcttcatctgtcactttaagTTGCACATTTCCCCCCATTTCCCACAGCTCGCTCACCACCGaatttttcatgccacctacaaacccttcaaactcctcatcctcatcatcacacatcatcaAAGGGTACAATTTGCGCCAACATCGTATCAATGTTTGCCTTTTAACGTCTAGCCAAGCAAGTGAAGCCATGAATATCGCATCCTTAACATTAAACTGTTTTTGGAACTCGGGGGTTGTGCCTTCCTCATaattaatcataatttaatcgattttatgagtacacattgattttttattgattttaaggctcggggaaaaatgtgccagatacttgaagctgccggatactcgaatgctggatgagagggatttttcCTGTAGAATTTGGCTTttagatagagtggtagatgactggaataattCCAGAATGGTTGCAAGTGGTGAGTCAGTAGAGTACTTAAAAGATTGGacacatttatggatagggCTAATTGGTGGATGTAGGTAGGtatgccacatgtaggcctcgTGTTTCCTTATAGTTTCCCACGTGATATAAAATTCTTTACGTGTTACTGCCTAAGGAAACACAAGGCCTGCATGTGGCATACCTACCTACATCCACCTATCAGCCCTGTCCATAAatgtgtctaatcttttaagtaCTCTACTGACTCACCACTTGCAATCAGTCTGGAATTATTGCagtcatttaccactctatCTAACAGCCaaattctatttctttttaaatgGTAGGTTTGTGTCAGATCCcagtgaaaatgtgaaaatatttgaaatgcTTAGTGTCACTTAGTTAATGAGAAGACTTGAATTGCTGTC contains:
- the LOC135096789 gene encoding uncharacterized protein LOC135096789 isoform X2, with the translated sequence MDSLGYHTEGGEGALGMPEGGAVKEGGLEVKEMQKIPLILSASLVRPSFIEYLDRGFKIRVSQATLQNSAILPTCGVAALIVPLPPSSSSSSSKEETFDQLVDRSSGGAGSGREFSRFR
- the LOC135096789 gene encoding uncharacterized protein LOC135096789 isoform X1 is translated as MDSLGYHTEGGEGALGMPEGGAVKEGGLEVKEMQKIPLILSASLVRPSFIEYLDRGFKIRVSQATLQNSAILPTCGVAALIVPLPPSSSSSSSKEETFDQLVDRVRAFSRVHAGGVVILVGAVFGMEEVNGVLGKLSRRLLPRPPLLLPAHGEAQAAAHIQLLAKK